Proteins co-encoded in one Chrysemys picta bellii isolate R12L10 chromosome 13, ASM1138683v2, whole genome shotgun sequence genomic window:
- the LOC135975537 gene encoding olfactory receptor 10A7-like translates to MGNLTTVTEFILLGLSNHHELQVPLFSIYLLIYLITLMGNILIILITIDTALQTPMYFFLRVLSFLEICYTSVTIPKMLVNFLSDNRSISYVGCAVQMYFLLFLGISECFLLAAMAYDRYVAICNPLRYRLIMNRRVCLSLVVLSWFSGNVVSLVQTTWVFNLPFCGSNQINYFFCDIPPLLKISCTDTSSYEMQLFTATILVNFTPFSLILVSYIVIISTILKMASADGRHKAFSTCSSHLIVVILYYGSSGLIYLRPKSTNSPDSNKVLALMYTTITPILNPIVYSLRNNEVKGASKN, encoded by the coding sequence ATGGGGAACCTCACCACAGTGACTGAATTCATTCTACTGGGATTGTCCAACCACCATGAGCTGCAGGTGCCTCTGTTCTCCATCTATCTGTTAATTTACTTGATTACCCTGATGGGGAACATCCTCATCATCCTCATCACCATAGACACAGCCCTTCAAACCCCTATGTATTTCTTTCTCAGAGTCTTATCCTTCCTGGAGATCTGCTACACCTCGGTCACCATCCCTAAGATGCTGGTGAACTTCCTCTCAGACAACAGGAGCATTTCCTATGTGGGTTGTGCTGTACAAATGTACTTCCTGCTCTTCCTTGGAATCTCTGAGTGCTTCCTTCTGGCTGCAATGGCGTATGACCGCTATGTGGCCATATGCAACCCATTGAGGTACAGACTCATCATGAACAGGAGGGTCTGCCTTTCATTGGTAGTTCTCTCTTGGTTCAGTGGTAACGTGGTATCCCTAGTACAGACAACCTGGGTTTTCAACTTGCCATTTTGTGGGTCCAATCAGATTAactatttcttctgtgacattCCCCCATTGCTTAAGATTTCTTGCACTGACACCTCTTCATATGAAATGCAGTTGTTTACAGCTACTATACTGGTCAACTTTACTCCATTTTCTCTCATCCTTGTGTCCTACATTGTTATTATCTCCACCATTTTAAAGATGGCTTCGGCTGATGGCAGACACAAAgctttctccacctgctcctcacaCCTCATTGTGGTGATATTGTATTATGGGAGCAGTGGCCTGATCTATTTAAGACCCAAGTCCACTAACTCACCGGACAGCAACAAAGTGCTGGCTCTGATGTATACAACCATCACCCCCATCTTGAACCCTATagtctacagcctgaggaacaatgAGGTGAAAGGTGCT
- the LOC101948006 gene encoding olfactory receptor 10A7-like isoform X1, whose protein sequence is MNYAEESRRRNLTTVTEFILLGLSNHHNLQVPLFSIYLSIYTITLMGNILIILITMDPALHTPMYFFLRVLSFLEICYTSVTVPKMLINFLSDNRSISYMGCVAQMYFLLFLGISECFLLAAMAYDRYVAICNPLRYRLIMNRRVCLSLTILSWFWGNVVSLVQTAWVFTLPFCGSNQINYFFCDIPPLIKLSCIDIPFYEMQLFTAAILVIFTPFSLIVVSYTFIISTILKMASAEGRHKAFSTCSSHLIVVTLYYGSCGLIYLRPKSIHLLDTNKMLALIYTTITPTLNPFIYSLRNKEVKEALRRLLGDRTKRKIFSHRM, encoded by the coding sequence ATGAATTATGCAGAAGAATCAAGAAGGAGGAACCTCACCACAGTGACTGAATTCATTCTACTAGGATTGTCCAACCACCATAACCTGCAGGTGCCTCTGTTCTCCATCTATCTGTCCATTTATACCATTACACTGATGGGGAACATCCTCATCATCCTCATTACCATGGACCCtgcccttcacacccccatgtatttctttctCCGGGTCTTATCCTTCCTGGAGATCTGCTATACCTCAGTCACTGTCCCCAAGATGCTGATTAACTTCCTTTCAGACAACAGGAGTATTTCCTACATGGGCTGTGTTGCCCAAATGTACTTCCTGCTCTTCCTTGGAATCTCTGAGTGCTTCCTTCTGGCCGCCATGGCGTATGACCGCTATGTGGCCATATGCAACCCATTGAGATACAGGCTCATCATGAACAGGAGGGTCTGCCTTTCCTTGACAATTCTCTCTTGGTTCTGGGGTAATGTGGTGTCCCTAGTACAGACAGCCTGGGTTTTCACCTTGCCATTTTGTGGGTCCAATCAGATTAACTATTTCTTCTGTGATATTCCCCCATTGATTAAACTTTCTTGTATTGACATCCCTTTCTACGAAATGCAGTTGTTTACAGCAGCTATACTAGTCATCTTCACTCCATTTTCTCTCATTGTTGTGTCCTACACCTTTATTATCTCCACCATCTTAAAGATGGCATCAGCTGAAGGCAGacacaaagccttctccacctgctcctcacacctcattgtggtgacatTGTATTACGGGAGCTGTGGCCTGATCTATTTAAGACCCAAGTCCATTCATTTACTAGACACCAATAAAATGCTGGCTCTGATATACACAACCATCACCCCAACCTTGAATCCCtttatctacagcctgaggaacaaggaggtgaaagagGCTCTGAGGAGATTGCTGGGGGACAGGacgaagagaaaaatattttctcacaGAATGTAA
- the LOC101948006 gene encoding olfactory receptor 10A7-like isoform X2: MISGNLTTVTEFILLGLSNHHNLQVPLFSIYLSIYTITLMGNILIILITMDPALHTPMYFFLRVLSFLEICYTSVTVPKMLINFLSDNRSISYMGCVAQMYFLLFLGISECFLLAAMAYDRYVAICNPLRYRLIMNRRVCLSLTILSWFWGNVVSLVQTAWVFTLPFCGSNQINYFFCDIPPLIKLSCIDIPFYEMQLFTAAILVIFTPFSLIVVSYTFIISTILKMASAEGRHKAFSTCSSHLIVVTLYYGSCGLIYLRPKSIHLLDTNKMLALIYTTITPTLNPFIYSLRNKEVKEALRRLLGDRTKRKIFSHRM; this comes from the exons ATGATATCTGG GAACCTCACCACAGTGACTGAATTCATTCTACTAGGATTGTCCAACCACCATAACCTGCAGGTGCCTCTGTTCTCCATCTATCTGTCCATTTATACCATTACACTGATGGGGAACATCCTCATCATCCTCATTACCATGGACCCtgcccttcacacccccatgtatttctttctCCGGGTCTTATCCTTCCTGGAGATCTGCTATACCTCAGTCACTGTCCCCAAGATGCTGATTAACTTCCTTTCAGACAACAGGAGTATTTCCTACATGGGCTGTGTTGCCCAAATGTACTTCCTGCTCTTCCTTGGAATCTCTGAGTGCTTCCTTCTGGCCGCCATGGCGTATGACCGCTATGTGGCCATATGCAACCCATTGAGATACAGGCTCATCATGAACAGGAGGGTCTGCCTTTCCTTGACAATTCTCTCTTGGTTCTGGGGTAATGTGGTGTCCCTAGTACAGACAGCCTGGGTTTTCACCTTGCCATTTTGTGGGTCCAATCAGATTAACTATTTCTTCTGTGATATTCCCCCATTGATTAAACTTTCTTGTATTGACATCCCTTTCTACGAAATGCAGTTGTTTACAGCAGCTATACTAGTCATCTTCACTCCATTTTCTCTCATTGTTGTGTCCTACACCTTTATTATCTCCACCATCTTAAAGATGGCATCAGCTGAAGGCAGacacaaagccttctccacctgctcctcacacctcattgtggtgacatTGTATTACGGGAGCTGTGGCCTGATCTATTTAAGACCCAAGTCCATTCATTTACTAGACACCAATAAAATGCTGGCTCTGATATACACAACCATCACCCCAACCTTGAATCCCtttatctacagcctgaggaacaaggaggtgaaagagGCTCTGAGGAGATTGCTGGGGGACAGGacgaagagaaaaatattttctcacaGAATGTAA